In Yoonia sp. SS1-5, a single window of DNA contains:
- a CDS encoding substrate-binding domain-containing protein gives MANRAAQHVVSSIAGIITCSSMALAEQTTFRSHDGGLEIVGELISSSGDNYVVDTDLGRLNLRKEEVTCDAAACRSDSSEAQEQDLVLFGSQTIGSSIMPILLAGYAGHLEAEASVETNERSENIVASLVGEEGFGDPIGSVLVVPSLSDDAFPNLRRASNKIGMSSRRITRDEAVELRQFGAGSMVDVTNEHFLAVDNLVLVAHPENPVDELTLDQARGIFAGEITNWRQVGGPDLPITVAQREPGSATRSTFEEKLFGQEIKSLAQTTNFPDDATISDSVWREASAIGYVSSAEVRGAKPITIISS, from the coding sequence ATGGCAAACCGAGCAGCACAACACGTCGTATCCTCTATCGCCGGCATTATTACGTGTTCATCCATGGCACTCGCCGAGCAAACAACGTTCCGATCACATGACGGTGGTCTGGAGATTGTCGGCGAATTGATCAGCAGTTCTGGAGACAACTACGTCGTTGACACCGATTTGGGGCGCTTGAACCTCAGAAAAGAAGAAGTGACTTGCGATGCCGCAGCGTGCCGGTCGGACTCGTCTGAAGCGCAAGAGCAGGACCTGGTACTCTTTGGATCGCAAACGATCGGATCGTCGATCATGCCGATCTTGCTGGCCGGCTATGCAGGTCACCTTGAAGCGGAAGCGTCAGTTGAGACGAATGAGCGAAGCGAGAATATCGTAGCGAGCCTCGTGGGCGAAGAAGGATTCGGCGACCCAATCGGAAGCGTCCTTGTTGTTCCCTCCCTCTCGGACGATGCATTTCCCAACCTGCGACGTGCGTCCAACAAGATTGGTATGTCGTCCCGACGCATTACCCGAGATGAGGCCGTAGAGCTGCGTCAGTTTGGGGCCGGCAGCATGGTGGATGTTACAAACGAACACTTCTTGGCAGTCGACAACCTGGTCCTAGTCGCGCATCCTGAAAACCCGGTCGATGAACTCACTTTGGACCAAGCGCGCGGCATCTTTGCCGGCGAAATCACCAACTGGCGACAGGTAGGTGGTCCAGATTTGCCCATTACTGTCGCACAGCGGGAACCCGGTTCTGCAACACGATCGACGTTCGAAGAGAAACTGTTCGGGCAAGAAATCAAAAGCCTCGCGCAAACAACGAACTTCCCCGATGACGCCACGATCTCGGACTCTGTATGGAGAGAGGCATCGGCCATTGGCTATGTTTCGTCTGCGGAAGTTCGCGGCGCGAAACCTATCACGATCATAAGCTCTTAG